The genome window GTGGCCACCCTCGATCCCGAATACTTCACGGCCAAGTTCCGCACCGCCATGTATGCCCCCGACGTCTGGGCCGTGGTGCTGCATGGCGACGGCCGGCAATTCATGAACTATCCCGCCAGGACTGCCGATGGCGGCAATGTGGACGTGCACGGCAGCTTCCTGCGGCGCTTTCGCGACAGCGGCTATCAGGCTGGCGTGCTGAGCGGCGTCCAGATAGCCGGCACCAGCGCCGCCGCCCCCCGCATCATGGCCATGGCGACCATCGCGCCTCCCGCGCTGCACATGGACCGTGCCATCATCATCGGTCTGAGCCGCGAAGAAGCGGCCATCGCCGCCCCGTTGCGGCGCCAGGCGCTGGCCTACATCCTGTGCTTTGCCATGCTGGCGCTGGCCGGGGCCAGCCTGCTGTTCTGGCGCCAGCGGCGGCGGCGGCAGCAAACCGCCTGGCATGCGGAACAGGAAACGGAGCGCCAGGCCATGCAAGCCGTGTCCGACAGCGAAACGCGCTTTCGCACCTTGATCGAAGATGCGCCCGTGGCCATCGCCATCCTGCGCCACGGCCGCTTCATCTACTCGAATCCCCGCTACCGCAGGCTGCATGGCTACTCGTTCGAAGACGATCTGAACGGCCTGCCCTGGTCCGCCATGATTTCCGCGCAATCGCAGGCGGCACTGGCCACCAACGAAGCGCTGATCGAGGCGGACTCGCCCAGCGAACAGGTGTTCGAAGCCGTCGGTCTGGACAAGCAGGGCCTTCCCGTGCCCGTCTTCAAGACCACCACGCGCGTGATGCTCAAGGATGGACCTGCCACCTTGATCTTTGCGCAGGATATTTCCGTGCAAAAGCAGGCGGAAGAGGCCATGCTGCTGGCGCGCGATGCGGCCGAGGCGGCCAACCGCAGCAAGGCCGAATTCCTCGCCAACATGAGCCATGAAATCCGCTCGCCGCTCAACGCCATCCTCGGCATGGCATGGCTGCTGGAACGAGGCAGCCTGGACGAAGAAGGACTCGTGATGACGCGCAAGATCCGCGCCGCCGGCCAGTCCTTGCTGGGCATCATCAACGACGTGCTCGACGTGTCGAAAATCGAGGCCGGCCACATGAGCATCGAACAGGCGCCGTTCCGCCTGGCCGAGGTGACCGAGAAGATCGCCGCCAGCATGGGCGTGGCCGCGCATGACAAGCCCATCGCCGTGCGGGTCGGTCCCTTGCCCGATGACGTCGACCTGGTGCTGGGCGACGCGCTGCGGCTGGAACAGGTGCTGGTCAACCTGACCAGCAATGCCATCAAATTCACGGCGCAGGGCACGGTCGAGCTGTTGAGTACACTGGAAAGCCGCGACGGCGATGCCGCGCTGCTGCGTTTCAGCGTGCGCGACACGGGCATCGGCATCGCGCCCGAGGCGCAGGAAACGATCTTTTCCGCCTTCGCCCAAGCCGACACGTCCACCACGCGCCGCTTCGGCGGCACGGGCCTGGGCCTGACCATCTGCCGCCAGCTGGTCAGACTGATGGGCGGCTCGCTGCGCCTGCAAAGCCGCCTGGGCCAGGGCAGCGAATTCAGCTTCACGGTGCCGCTGCAACTGCTGCCCGCAGGCACCCTGTCCTCGCCCGACATGCTAGCCTTGCATGCCTTGCTGGCCGATGCCAACGCCGACGCGCGCGAGGCAGTTGCCGCCGTGGCGCAAGGCCTGGGCTGGAGCGTGCATGCCGTGTCCGACGGGCGGGCGGCCCTCGACTATGCGCTGGCCTGCGCCGACGACGCGCGGCCCGGCGTCGTCCTGCTGGCCGCGCGCATGCCGGCGCTGGACGGCGAAGCCACGGCACGCGCGCTGCGCGAATACCTGCCACCGCAGGACTGCCCCATCATCATCCTGGCAGCCAGCGGCGCGCCAGCCACGCGGCCAGCGCGGCGCCACACCGACCCGGCCGATCCGGCCGACGCCGTCCTCAACGAACCGGTGACGGCGTCCAGCCTGTACAACGCGACGATGGAAGCGCGCCAGCAGCGCGCCCGGGCCGCCGGCCTGGACGCCAGCCTGGGTGCGCCGGAAGTACGCGTGCTCGCCGGCGTGCGCGTGCTGGTGGTCGATGACAGCGAAATCAACCGCGACGTGGTCAAGCATATCCTGTGCGACCAGGGAGCAGTGCCCTCGTTCGCCTGCGATGGCAGGCAGGCACTGGACTGGCTGCTGGCCCACCCGGCCGACGTCGACATCGTGCTGATGGATGTGCAGATGCCCGTCATGGATGGCTTGCAGGCGACGCGCGCGTTGCGCCAGCTGCCGCAGTTTCAGGACTTGCCCGTGGTGGCGCTGACGGCCGGGGCGTTCCAGACACAGCGCACGGCGGCACTGGAAGCGGGCGTGAACCATTTCATCAGCAAACCGTTCGACGTGCCGCAGACCATCGCCCTGATCGCGCGCGCGCATCGGCGCCATGCGCAAGGTCTGCCAGCCCTGCCGCCGGTCGTGACCGAAGCGACGCTGCCCGTGCCGCCATGCGGCGCGGCAGCCGTGATCGACCTGGCGCAAGGCATGGCGCAGTGGCTCGATGAGGCGCCCTACCGCCAGCACCTGTCGCGTTTTGGCAGCAACTATCGCAATACGGTGGGCGCCATGCGCGCGCTGCTGGCAGCCGATGCGCGCGACGATGCCGCCGCGCTGGCGCACAAGCTGGCGGGCGAGGCTGGCAGCCTGGCCCTGCCCGCCACCCTGCAAGCCGCGCAGCAAGCAGAACAGTTACTGCATGCCGGCGACGATGCGTCGGCCGCGCTCGACACGCTGGAACAGGCGCTGGCGCACGCCATCGATGCCGCCGCCGCATTCACGGCACGGACACCCGGCCAGACGGCCATGCCAGAAACTCAACATGGCCGCGCATGCCAATGCTAAACTTAACAACATGAAAACTTGGGGAATACTATGATCTGGTGCAGGGATTTGCTGCTGAGAGCCATCATGCTGGGCACGCTGCTCTTCGTCGTGGGCGAATCGCTGTCCTACTGGACGCCGGAGATCAGGAAACTGCTGGCCTGGCGCCCTTTCTGACAGCTTAGCCTTCGCGCCCATCCACCCTGACGCGCCACAGATAGGGCGCATACACGCACGCATACAGGCCAAAGGCCAGCGACCAGCACGCGCCGGCAGCCAGCAGCAGCGGCATGGCCAGCGCGGCGGGACCGACGGCGGCCAGCAGGCGCGCCAGCGCGCCCAGCTGGATCAGCCAGTACATCGCCGCTTCCGCCCGGCCGCCTTTCAACGGCCGCCCCGTGTGGCCCAGGGTGGTGCGCGTCATCATGCCGATGATCAATCCCGCCATCGAGCCCACCGTCAGCGCGTGAAAGGCGGCGCTGGCCGGCAGCAGCCCCAGGCTGGCGGCCGCCAGCAGCGCAAAACCGACGCCTATCCACGCATATGACAGGTGCAAAATCCACAGCAAGGGCACGCGCAAGGTGCGCTGCGGCTGCCAGGCCAGCAGATTGGCCAGCGACACGCCGGCAGCGCAGAAAGCCAGCGGCGCCGTCAGCCAGGCTGGCGCGCCTGCCAGCCACGCGATGGCGGCCGCCGCCATGCAGGCCACGGCGACCAGCGCCCGCTGCGGACTGGCCACCGGCGTACGATTGGGATTGATATCGGGCGCGCCATTGCGCGTAAACATGGGAATGACGCGCGCGCCGATCACCGATTCGATCAGCACGATGATGAAGATGGCCGCCTGCACGGGCACGAACAGCGACAGCGGCAGCCATCCCAGCACGGCCGCGTGGAACAGGCCATTGGTCAGCGCCAGCAAGGCCAGCAGAGCGACCAGGAACAGATTGCGCGTATTGCCGGAACGGCGCAGCACCTGGTACAGGGGCCAGGCGGCCAGCGGCAGGAACAGCCACTCGACCAGCGCCGCCACCAGCCCGGGGCCGCACAGCATGGCGATGCGCCCCGCCAGCCACAGCGCCGCCAGCGCCATCAGCGGGGCACCGTGCGGCGTGGGCAAGCCCGTCCAGTTGCGCCCCGCCGTATACAAAAACCCCACGACGACGGCCAGCGCGAAGCCGAACACCATTTCATGCATGTGCCAGCCCAGGCCCACCTGCAAGGGGCCCGTCAGCAAGCCGCTATAGCTGGCCAGCCACAAGGGAATACTGATGACCGCAAACACGGCCGCCAGCAGGTAGAACGGGCGGAAACCCAGCTGCCAGACGGCGTGGCGGGCATGCCAGGGCGCGGCGCCTGCTGTCGTGGAAGGTGGAGAAGGTTCGCTGATCGGGGTAATGGCCATGATGGGCTCGCTTTTAAAGATATATTCAATATACTACTTTAAAAGCGCCAGAACGGCCATCGGCAAAAAGGACTAGAGAGAGGTAATAGGCATGGGGTCTGACCCGGCGGGTCAGACCCCAACTCGGGCTATTTGCCCTGGCGGTGCTCGACCGCATACACGGCCGCCTGCACGCGGCTGGTGAGGTTGAGTTTTTTCAGCACGTTCTGCACGTGGATCTTGACCGTGCTTTCGGCCAGGTCGAGGGTGCGGGCGATGCCCTTGTTGCTCTCGCCGCGCGACAGGCAGTCGATGATTTCCTTTTCGCGCGGCGTGAGTTTGTCGAGTTCCGACACGGGCTCCTCGCGTCGCGTGCCCGCCTGCAGCTGCGCCACCAGCTTGCCCGTCATCGCTTCGGCGATGACGACTTCGCCGGCCGCCGCGCGGCGGATGGCGCGCACCAGATAGTCGGCGTCGATATTCTTGATCAGGTAACCGCAGGCGCCCGCGCGCAGGGCCGTGGCCAGGTCTTCGGCATCCTCGGAGACGGTGAGCATGACGATGGCCGTGTCGGGACAGTCGTGCTGCATCAGTTGCAGCGCTTCCACGCCGGACATGCCGGCCATGTTCAGGTCCAGCAGTACCACGTCGGGCTGCAGCTGGATGGCGCGCTTGATGCCTTCCACGCCATCGGCCGCTTCGCCCACCACGGAAAAATCCGTATGCCGCTGCAGCAGCGAGCGTATGCCGCTGCGGAACAGCGCATGGTCGTCCACCAGCATGACGGTGATCGGTTTATCGGGAGTCTCCATTTTTTTTGTACTTTCAGATAGTGGCTTAGGCGGCGCGGCGCTGCTCGCGCGACAGGTGCAGTTCGACGGTCGTGCCGCCACCGGGACAGGCGTGCACGTCGAACGTGGCGTCGATGCGCTGCGCGCGCTCGCGCATGATATGGATACCGACATGACTGTCGCCCTTTTCCAGCACGGCGCAAGCATCGAAGCCGACACCATTATCGCTGATCGTCAGCGTAAAGTCCTGGTGATCGGCGAGGCGCACCTCGACATGGCTGGCCTGGGCGTGCTTGCGGATGTTCGACAGCGCTTCCTGCACGATGAAGAGTAACTGCAATTGCTGTTCCCGGGGGAATGGCGCGCCGTCGACATCGGCCAGCAGATCGGCCTCGATGCCCGTCTGGCGGCGGAATTTGTCGATTGCCGCACGCAGGGAGCCGATCAGGTCG of Janthinobacterium sp. PAMC25594 contains these proteins:
- a CDS encoding response regulator gives rise to the protein METPDKPITVMLVDDHALFRSGIRSLLQRHTDFSVVGEAADGVEGIKRAIQLQPDVVLLDLNMAGMSGVEALQLMQHDCPDTAIVMLTVSEDAEDLATALRAGACGYLIKNIDADYLVRAIRRAAAGEVVIAEAMTGKLVAQLQAGTRREEPVSELDKLTPREKEIIDCLSRGESNKGIARTLDLAESTVKIHVQNVLKKLNLTSRVQAAVYAVEHRQGK
- a CDS encoding NnrS family protein — its product is MAITPISEPSPPSTTAGAAPWHARHAVWQLGFRPFYLLAAVFAVISIPLWLASYSGLLTGPLQVGLGWHMHEMVFGFALAVVVGFLYTAGRNWTGLPTPHGAPLMALAALWLAGRIAMLCGPGLVAALVEWLFLPLAAWPLYQVLRRSGNTRNLFLVALLALLALTNGLFHAAVLGWLPLSLFVPVQAAIFIIVLIESVIGARVIPMFTRNGAPDINPNRTPVASPQRALVAVACMAAAAIAWLAGAPAWLTAPLAFCAAGVSLANLLAWQPQRTLRVPLLWILHLSYAWIGVGFALLAAASLGLLPASAAFHALTVGSMAGLIIGMMTRTTLGHTGRPLKGGRAEAAMYWLIQLGALARLLAAVGPAALAMPLLLAAGACWSLAFGLYACVYAPYLWRVRVDGREG
- a CDS encoding response regulator; translation: MTYHTDAAAVRRQWIEWLFLLLGLLLVAAALAYAHLAEAARHDAAERERLSVLTALLAKNIEVDLAATNLVLDGVIRDYLVAGATEDAGQALPRRLAAVVDAMPGVRAMLVIDAKGKPIATNIAQLAEQDFSHRGYFQTARDAPDARMLYISAPFHSFKGDLVITASRMVQDKQGRFAGVVVATLDPEYFTAKFRTAMYAPDVWAVVLHGDGRQFMNYPARTADGGNVDVHGSFLRRFRDSGYQAGVLSGVQIAGTSAAAPRIMAMATIAPPALHMDRAIIIGLSREEAAIAAPLRRQALAYILCFAMLALAGASLLFWRQRRRRQQTAWHAEQETERQAMQAVSDSETRFRTLIEDAPVAIAILRHGRFIYSNPRYRRLHGYSFEDDLNGLPWSAMISAQSQAALATNEALIEADSPSEQVFEAVGLDKQGLPVPVFKTTTRVMLKDGPATLIFAQDISVQKQAEEAMLLARDAAEAANRSKAEFLANMSHEIRSPLNAILGMAWLLERGSLDEEGLVMTRKIRAAGQSLLGIINDVLDVSKIEAGHMSIEQAPFRLAEVTEKIAASMGVAAHDKPIAVRVGPLPDDVDLVLGDALRLEQVLVNLTSNAIKFTAQGTVELLSTLESRDGDAALLRFSVRDTGIGIAPEAQETIFSAFAQADTSTTRRFGGTGLGLTICRQLVRLMGGSLRLQSRLGQGSEFSFTVPLQLLPAGTLSSPDMLALHALLADANADAREAVAAVAQGLGWSVHAVSDGRAALDYALACADDARPGVVLLAARMPALDGEATARALREYLPPQDCPIIILAASGAPATRPARRHTDPADPADAVLNEPVTASSLYNATMEARQQRARAAGLDASLGAPEVRVLAGVRVLVVDDSEINRDVVKHILCDQGAVPSFACDGRQALDWLLAHPADVDIVLMDVQMPVMDGLQATRALRQLPQFQDLPVVALTAGAFQTQRTAALEAGVNHFISKPFDVPQTIALIARAHRRHAQGLPALPPVVTEATLPVPPCGAAAVIDLAQGMAQWLDEAPYRQHLSRFGSNYRNTVGAMRALLAADARDDAAALAHKLAGEAGSLALPATLQAAQQAEQLLHAGDDASAALDTLEQALAHAIDAAAAFTARTPGQTAMPETQHGRACQC